In one window of Spartinivicinus marinus DNA:
- a CDS encoding phage major capsid protein: MAYAEDINKTIEELGGAFNEFKKTNDDRLTTLEKGDAQDGLVEGKLKAINDKLSELEKLKGQFEELETKANRPGSTFGGKQQNAEYEKAFDQFVRKGKTDQIDELKTKAMQTGNDEDGGYAVPEQLDRQIIDFGRDQVVMRSVCSSQTLSTPEFKKLRKEGRATSGWVGETDPRPQTDTPKLKTITPTWGEIYANPEATQTMLDDAFFNVQQFLVGEVGEEFSEQEEIAFTRGDGNDKPKGLFAYPRTLETDDKRAFGKLQYLDTATAKLEADDLLKLLYALKRKYRTGARWMMNSTSVGQVRLMKDNDGNYLWSPGLQAGEPSRLLGYSLTENEQVDDIAAKKAPISFGNFKRAYLILDRIGTRVLRDPYTNKPFVSFYTTKRVGNMLLDSNAVKVLQIKGG; encoded by the coding sequence ATGGCTTACGCTGAAGATATTAATAAGACAATTGAGGAATTAGGTGGTGCCTTTAATGAGTTTAAAAAAACCAATGATGATCGCTTAACTACCTTGGAAAAAGGTGACGCGCAGGATGGATTGGTTGAAGGTAAATTGAAGGCGATCAATGACAAACTCTCGGAGCTGGAAAAGTTAAAAGGCCAGTTTGAAGAGCTGGAAACCAAGGCGAATCGACCTGGCAGCACGTTTGGTGGTAAACAACAAAACGCCGAATATGAAAAAGCCTTTGATCAATTTGTCAGAAAAGGCAAAACCGACCAGATTGATGAATTAAAAACGAAAGCCATGCAAACCGGCAATGATGAAGATGGCGGTTATGCAGTACCGGAACAATTAGACCGGCAAATTATCGATTTTGGCCGTGATCAAGTGGTGATGCGTTCGGTTTGCTCCAGCCAAACCTTATCAACGCCTGAGTTTAAAAAACTACGCAAAGAAGGCCGAGCGACATCGGGCTGGGTAGGGGAAACGGACCCAAGGCCACAAACGGATACCCCTAAACTCAAAACGATTACACCCACCTGGGGAGAGATTTACGCCAACCCTGAAGCCACGCAAACCATGCTGGATGATGCATTTTTTAATGTACAACAGTTTTTAGTGGGGGAAGTTGGTGAAGAATTTAGCGAGCAAGAAGAAATTGCCTTTACCCGTGGTGATGGTAATGATAAACCAAAGGGATTGTTTGCTTATCCTCGCACCCTGGAAACCGACGATAAAAGAGCCTTTGGCAAATTGCAGTATTTGGATACCGCCACCGCTAAACTCGAAGCCGATGATCTGTTAAAGCTGCTATACGCTTTGAAACGTAAATACCGCACCGGTGCCCGCTGGATGATGAACAGCACCAGTGTTGGGCAAGTACGACTGATGAAGGATAATGACGGTAATTATTTATGGAGCCCTGGCTTACAAGCCGGTGAGCCTTCGCGGCTGCTAGGTTATTCGCTGACGGAAAATGAACAAGTCGATGACATTGCTGCGAAAAAAGCGCCGATATCCTTTGGTAATTTTAAGCGGGCTTATTTGATCTTAGATCGGATTGGTACCCGGGTATTGCGCGACCCTTACACCAATAAGCCCTTTGTGTCGTTTTATACCACCAAGCGCGTGGGTAATATGTTGCTGGATAGTAATGCTGTTAAGGTATTACAAATCAAAGGGGGCTAA
- a CDS encoding HK97 family phage prohead protease: MKLTKIAKPFEIKSVDESGVFAGYGSVFEVEDSYGDVVEKGAFLQSLNQWQQKNKLPALLWQHRYDEPIGVYTKMVEDNHGLYVEGKLLIDDDPLAKRAYAHLKAGSVTGLSIGFTLPKGGGEWDEDTDTYRLKQVKLWEVSLVTFPANESATVDGVKSAIDGGPKTFERFLREAGLSRAQAKGLMADGYHALNQRDAELSSTVNQLQSLIQTLKG, from the coding sequence ATGAAACTAACTAAGATTGCGAAACCGTTTGAAATTAAATCGGTAGACGAGTCAGGGGTATTTGCAGGCTATGGCTCAGTGTTTGAAGTAGAAGACAGTTATGGTGACGTGGTTGAAAAAGGGGCTTTTTTACAATCACTGAATCAGTGGCAACAGAAAAATAAATTACCGGCTTTATTGTGGCAGCATCGTTATGACGAGCCTATCGGCGTCTATACCAAAATGGTGGAAGATAACCACGGCCTGTATGTTGAGGGGAAATTATTAATTGACGATGACCCCTTAGCAAAGCGGGCTTATGCCCATTTAAAAGCCGGTTCCGTCACTGGGTTATCAATTGGCTTTACTCTTCCCAAGGGTGGTGGTGAATGGGATGAAGACACCGACACCTATCGTCTAAAGCAAGTGAAATTATGGGAAGTGTCCTTGGTGACATTTCCTGCCAATGAATCGGCCACGGTTGATGGCGTTAAATCGGCCATTGACGGTGGTCCAAAAACGTTTGAGCGATTCCTGCGCGAGGCCGGTTTATCGCGAGCCCAAGCCAAAGGCTTAATGGCTGATGGTTATCACGCCTTGAATCAGCGAGACGCTGAGTTATCAAGTACCGTGAATCAATTGCAATCCCTTATTCAAACCTTAAAAGGATAA
- a CDS encoding phage portal protein, with amino-acid sequence MSFFKKLFTKSQAAPFDSHGLLQALGVGYETDTNITVTPESAMRCCTVFSCIRVLAESVGQLPLNYFVQQGEKRVKATGNRLYHLLKLSPNSYMTSQELWELCITHLCLRGNFYAYKNTVKGELRELLPLNPDNVEPKLLDDYTLVYDVTFANGSRDILTADQVFHVKGFSVDGIKGVSPISYARNAIGLGLATEKHGAKLFSNGARPGGILSTDQTLNDDVVKRVKQSWDDQYQGLDNAHKVAILEAGLKWVSVGMTSDDAQFLETRKYQRSEICGLFRVPPHMVGDLEKATFSNIEHQAQEFVVNALVPYLTRIEQRIQVSLIPEAKRASHFAKFNVNSLLRGDMKSRAEFYTKLQQTGSLSPNEIRALEDLDPRDGGDIYLTPMNMLINGKEPEKNETN; translated from the coding sequence ATGAGTTTTTTTAAAAAATTGTTTACCAAGAGTCAGGCAGCCCCGTTTGATTCCCATGGACTATTGCAAGCACTGGGAGTTGGCTATGAAACCGATACTAATATCACCGTTACGCCTGAGAGCGCCATGCGTTGCTGTACCGTGTTTTCCTGTATTCGGGTATTGGCTGAATCAGTTGGCCAGTTACCGCTGAATTACTTTGTGCAGCAAGGTGAAAAACGGGTAAAAGCCACTGGGAATCGTCTTTATCACCTACTTAAACTGTCGCCAAACAGTTATATGACGTCCCAAGAGTTATGGGAATTGTGCATTACTCATTTATGTTTGCGCGGTAATTTTTACGCCTATAAAAATACAGTCAAAGGTGAGCTACGGGAATTATTACCCTTAAACCCGGATAATGTAGAACCCAAATTATTGGATGATTACACCCTGGTTTATGATGTCACCTTTGCCAATGGTAGCCGTGACATTCTTACTGCTGACCAAGTCTTCCATGTAAAGGGTTTTTCCGTTGATGGCATCAAAGGCGTGTCACCCATTAGTTATGCCCGCAATGCCATTGGCTTGGGGTTAGCCACTGAAAAACACGGCGCTAAATTGTTCAGTAATGGGGCTCGTCCAGGGGGCATTTTAAGTACGGACCAAACCTTAAATGATGATGTGGTTAAGCGGGTCAAACAAAGCTGGGACGATCAATATCAAGGGTTAGATAATGCCCATAAAGTTGCGATTTTAGAGGCTGGCTTAAAATGGGTGAGCGTGGGCATGACGTCAGATGATGCCCAGTTTTTAGAAACCCGCAAATACCAACGTTCGGAAATCTGTGGATTATTTCGAGTGCCACCCCACATGGTGGGTGATTTAGAAAAAGCCACGTTTTCCAATATTGAGCATCAAGCACAAGAATTTGTGGTTAATGCACTGGTGCCGTATTTAACCCGGATTGAGCAGCGCATTCAGGTGAGTTTAATTCCTGAAGCCAAGCGTGCCAGCCACTTTGCCAAGTTTAATGTAAATAGCCTGTTGCGTGGGGACATGAAATCCCGAGCTGAGTTTTACACCAAGCTGCAGCAAACCGGCTCACTATCTCCCAATGAAATTCGGGCGCTGGAAGATTTAGACCCAAGGGACGGTGGCGATATTTATTTAACCCCTATGAATATGCTGATTAATGGTAAAGAGCCAGAGAAAAATGAAACTAACTAA
- a CDS encoding terminase large subunit produces the protein MTNYERAEHYAKAVVSGDIPACQYVIQACQRHLTDLTKVDDPDYPYYFDEEKAERICKFVQLLPHTKGKWASKKQNIQLEPWQCFAFGVPFGWCRKKDHTRRYREVYYEVPRKNGKSILAAGVGLYCFAMDDEFGAEVYSGATTEKQAWEVFRPAKIMVEKRPKLQKHAGIQVNAKNMHIVLDHARFEPLIGNPGDGSSPSCALIDEYHEHQTSDLYDTMRSGMGAREQPLLFVITTAGFNIAGPCYDKRQEVINILNGSVPNDELWGLIYTIDEDDDWTQPEALIKANPNYNVSVLEDFLLSQQASAVANASRQNPFKTKHLNVWVNAREAWINLVDWHRCCDKGLSIDDFKGDEAVFAIDLSSHIDICSFVQVFTRQVADKQHYYAFSRHYLPEDTIYDENNKNHSAYQQWLNEGYLTKTDGAEIDYSQVRQEILELSEQHQVREIPHDPWGAVQLAQELDQYNLSPVKFPQTTSNFSPAMKELEAAIKAQRFHHDGNPILTWMMSNVTVKEDANENIFPRKEKPHNKIDGAVALIMGIGRSMLDDDSPSLNKAYENHGIRFL, from the coding sequence ATGACGAATTACGAGCGCGCTGAACATTATGCGAAAGCGGTGGTCTCTGGTGACATACCGGCTTGCCAATACGTTATTCAAGCGTGTCAGCGCCATTTAACTGATTTAACCAAAGTCGATGATCCTGATTACCCTTATTATTTTGACGAAGAAAAAGCCGAGCGAATTTGTAAATTTGTTCAGCTACTGCCGCATACCAAAGGCAAGTGGGCTTCTAAAAAGCAAAATATTCAGTTAGAGCCCTGGCAGTGTTTTGCGTTTGGTGTGCCATTTGGTTGGTGCAGAAAAAAAGACCACACCCGCCGTTATCGTGAGGTGTATTACGAAGTCCCCCGTAAAAATGGCAAGTCCATTTTAGCAGCAGGTGTTGGTTTATATTGCTTTGCGATGGACGATGAATTTGGTGCAGAAGTTTACTCGGGGGCAACCACTGAAAAACAAGCTTGGGAGGTGTTTCGACCGGCCAAGATCATGGTGGAGAAAAGGCCAAAGTTACAGAAACATGCAGGCATTCAAGTCAATGCCAAAAACATGCATATTGTGTTAGATCATGCTCGCTTTGAGCCGTTGATTGGTAACCCAGGTGATGGTTCTTCTCCTAGCTGCGCGTTAATTGATGAGTATCACGAGCATCAAACCAGTGACTTATATGACACCATGCGTTCAGGCATGGGAGCCAGAGAACAACCGTTATTATTTGTGATTACCACGGCAGGCTTTAACATTGCTGGGCCTTGTTATGACAAACGACAAGAGGTGATTAATATCCTTAACGGTTCCGTGCCGAATGATGAACTGTGGGGACTCATTTATACCATTGATGAAGACGACGACTGGACCCAACCGGAAGCATTAATTAAAGCGAATCCGAATTACAATGTGTCGGTATTGGAGGATTTTTTATTATCCCAGCAAGCCAGTGCCGTCGCCAATGCTAGCCGCCAAAATCCATTTAAAACGAAGCACCTGAATGTTTGGGTCAATGCCCGAGAAGCCTGGATTAATTTAGTCGATTGGCATCGCTGTTGTGACAAAGGGTTATCCATTGACGATTTTAAAGGCGATGAGGCTGTATTTGCGATTGACCTTTCATCACACATTGATATTTGTTCTTTTGTGCAGGTATTTACCCGTCAAGTCGCGGATAAACAGCATTATTATGCCTTTTCTCGTCACTATTTACCGGAAGACACAATCTATGACGAGAATAATAAAAACCACTCCGCGTATCAGCAGTGGTTAAATGAAGGGTATTTAACGAAAACTGATGGGGCTGAAATTGATTACAGCCAAGTCAGGCAAGAGATATTAGAGCTTTCCGAGCAACATCAAGTAAGAGAAATTCCCCATGACCCTTGGGGAGCGGTACAACTGGCACAAGAACTGGATCAGTACAATTTAAGTCCGGTTAAATTTCCCCAAACCACGTCCAACTTTTCACCCGCGATGAAAGAGTTAGAGGCAGCCATAAAAGCCCAACGCTTTCACCATGATGGTAATCCGATATTAACTTGGATGATGTCAAACGTAACGGTAAAAGAAGACGCTAATGAGAACATCTTTCCGCGCAAAGAAAAGCCCCATAACAAAATTGATGGTGCTGTTGCATTAATTATGGGAATTGGCCGTTCCATGCTCGACGACGACAGCCCCTCATTAAATAAAGCCTACGAAAACCACGGCATTCGTTTTCTATGA
- a CDS encoding phage terminase small subunit P27 family: protein MARGRKPKPTQQKLLAGNPGKRALNQDEPSYGALTNVDPPNWLDATATELWSYLAPKLIKSGVLTEVDFHNLEIFCTAYARWRAAEDAIEQHGIMVMDNKGNLKKNPACTVANESIKQVDSYGAKLGLDPASRARLAVGQPAEETNEFNL from the coding sequence ATGGCTAGAGGTCGAAAACCAAAGCCCACCCAGCAGAAGTTACTCGCAGGGAATCCCGGTAAACGGGCTTTAAATCAAGATGAGCCGAGTTACGGTGCACTTACCAATGTTGACCCACCCAACTGGTTGGATGCCACTGCAACCGAACTATGGAGCTACTTAGCCCCCAAGTTAATCAAGAGTGGTGTACTGACTGAGGTTGACTTCCATAACCTGGAAATCTTTTGTACGGCTTACGCGCGCTGGCGGGCCGCTGAAGACGCGATCGAGCAACACGGCATTATGGTCATGGATAACAAGGGTAACTTAAAGAAAAACCCAGCGTGTACGGTGGCGAACGAATCCATTAAGCAAGTGGATAGCTACGGTGCCAAGTTGGGCCTTGATCCTGCCAGTCGTGCTCGGTTAGCGGTTGGCCAGCCAGCGGAAGAAACCAACGAATTTAATCTATGA
- a CDS encoding HNH endonuclease has protein sequence MPKRTPRPCRSLGCSGLTRERHGYCEQHKQQASGWTQWQKNKGNRHQRGYGKQWERLRKLVLERDTYLCQVCLLMNKYTPANIVDHIKPKSQGGNDALENLQAICRPCHQKKTDQEKNHQR, from the coding sequence ATGCCTAAACGCACACCACGCCCCTGTCGTTCATTAGGCTGTAGTGGATTAACTCGTGAAAGACACGGCTATTGTGAGCAACATAAACAACAGGCTTCAGGCTGGACACAGTGGCAAAAGAACAAAGGCAACCGCCATCAACGTGGTTACGGTAAGCAATGGGAAAGACTACGCAAGCTGGTCTTAGAACGTGATACTTACTTGTGCCAAGTGTGTTTATTAATGAATAAATACACACCTGCGAATATTGTTGATCACATTAAACCTAAGAGCCAAGGTGGTAATGATGCGCTTGAAAATCTACAGGCTATCTGTCGTCCTTGTCACCAGAAAAAAACAGATCAAGAAAAAAATCATCAGCGCTGA
- a CDS encoding ankyrin repeat domain-containing protein, whose protein sequence is MTYAASSDSDLIQSTKDKDAEAVSKHLNEGESTANKEAALLLATMLGFDTGVALLLEFGTDENIIDKEGNTLLAVASFYNHAGIAKMLINKGADINAKPFEGISPLMLASSKNNIEVIKVLVDKGVNINFNSNSDKATALMVAAQNGHFETVKFLVESGAKTEMKDSKGSTALDFALWQDHLEIATYLDEIRRKLKNKK, encoded by the coding sequence ATGACTTATGCAGCCTCGTCTGACTCAGACTTAATTCAGTCAACGAAAGATAAAGATGCTGAAGCTGTATCAAAACACTTAAACGAAGGAGAAAGTACAGCTAATAAAGAAGCAGCATTGCTTCTAGCAACAATGCTTGGCTTTGATACTGGTGTAGCGTTACTTCTAGAATTTGGAACAGATGAAAACATAATAGATAAAGAAGGGAATACTCTTTTAGCAGTTGCCTCATTTTATAACCATGCAGGAATTGCAAAAATGTTGATAAATAAGGGGGCAGATATTAATGCAAAGCCATTTGAGGGTATATCTCCTCTTATGCTAGCTTCATCTAAAAATAATATTGAAGTTATTAAGGTTCTTGTAGATAAAGGTGTAAACATTAATTTTAATTCTAACTCCGATAAAGCAACTGCACTCATGGTTGCAGCTCAAAACGGCCATTTTGAAACAGTAAAATTTCTTGTCGAGTCAGGTGCAAAAACCGAGATGAAAGATAGCAAAGGAAGTACAGCATTAGACTTTGCACTCTGGCAGGATCACTTAGAAATTGCCACATATTTAGATGAAATAAGACGCAAGTTAAAAAATAAAAAATGA
- a CDS encoding BRO family protein, whose translation MNIISFEFKNSSVRVVDKNGEPWFIAKDVADVLGYSLPSAMTRHLDSDEKGMSIVHTLGGAQELQAINESGLFSAILRSRRPEAKAFKKWVTSEVLPSIRKNGGYITGQENSDDPTVIMARAIQVAQSVIDSHKVRLDVAREIIEEDKPKVEFHDQVAKAPDAISVGDAAQIIGTGRNRLFEYMRQIGWVTRYNQPYQQKIEQGLLNVKLSQFEHPEEGLKQKITTLVTGKGLTKLQSMWQQLH comes from the coding sequence ATGAATATTATCTCATTTGAGTTTAAGAACTCTTCAGTCCGAGTTGTTGATAAGAATGGTGAACCTTGGTTTATTGCTAAGGATGTTGCCGATGTATTAGGTTATTCACTTCCAAGCGCAATGACTCGGCATTTAGATAGTGATGAAAAGGGTATGTCAATTGTGCATACCCTTGGTGGAGCCCAAGAGTTACAGGCTATTAACGAATCTGGCCTATTCTCAGCTATCCTAAGAAGTCGCCGCCCTGAAGCAAAAGCTTTCAAAAAATGGGTTACCAGTGAGGTGCTACCCAGCATTCGTAAAAATGGTGGTTATATTACAGGCCAGGAAAATAGTGACGACCCAACTGTGATAATGGCTAGAGCAATTCAAGTAGCGCAGTCAGTTATTGATTCGCATAAAGTTCGTTTAGATGTAGCAAGAGAAATTATTGAAGAAGATAAACCTAAAGTTGAATTTCATGATCAAGTAGCCAAAGCTCCAGATGCAATTTCAGTAGGAGACGCAGCTCAAATTATTGGTACTGGCCGCAATCGCTTATTTGAATATATGCGACAGATAGGCTGGGTAACACGATATAATCAGCCTTATCAACAAAAAATAGAGCAAGGGCTATTAAATGTTAAGCTGAGTCAATTCGAACATCCTGAGGAAGGGCTAAAACAAAAAATAACAACCCTAGTAACAGGTAAAGGCTTAACCAAACTACAGAGTATGTGGCAGCAGCTCCATTAG
- a CDS encoding HP1 family phage holin, with product MVTEKIISNAPYVASVVTVIAGLTLKDWGVIIGIILTTITVVVNWVYKHRQDKRETVLFYQQVNQPSEAEDN from the coding sequence ATGGTAACTGAAAAAATCATATCAAACGCCCCTTATGTCGCCAGTGTAGTCACTGTGATTGCTGGTCTAACACTCAAAGACTGGGGTGTCATTATCGGTATTATTCTTACCACGATTACTGTTGTTGTGAATTGGGTGTACAAGCATCGACAGGATAAGCGGGAGACGGTTTTATTTTATCAGCAGGTGAACCAACCATCCGAAGCAGAAGATAATTAA
- a CDS encoding N-acetylmuramoyl-L-alanine amidase → MKITKLVVHCSDTPDDRDISAEDIHHWHKERGWDGIGYHKVIKRDGTVENGRPDYWPGAHVKNYNQYSLGVCLIGRDCITSAQLVSLGKVIDDWLLKYPDAEVVGHCDLDSGKTCPNFDVPEWWISVKDIRKYSQNGIND, encoded by the coding sequence ATGAAAATCACTAAACTCGTTGTGCATTGTTCTGATACACCGGACGATAGGGATATATCAGCTGAGGATATCCATCACTGGCATAAAGAACGGGGGTGGGATGGCATCGGTTATCACAAAGTCATTAAGCGTGATGGCACGGTTGAAAATGGACGCCCTGACTATTGGCCTGGCGCTCATGTTAAAAACTACAATCAGTACAGTTTAGGTGTTTGCTTAATTGGCCGTGATTGCATTACTTCCGCTCAGTTAGTTAGCTTAGGAAAAGTAATTGACGACTGGCTATTGAAATATCCTGATGCTGAAGTGGTAGGGCATTGTGATTTGGACTCGGGTAAAACCTGCCCTAACTTTGATGTGCCTGAGTGGTGGATTTCGGTTAAGGATATTAGGAAATATAGCCAGAATGGAATTAACGATTAG
- a CDS encoding YodC family protein, whose product MSNGNHSSIESFGKKPHHLMGLFLCLQKTISLLNITMDNTNLYTGSLVRLKSGGPVMTVINVNALTVECRWFDGATPHKAVFPKSALEQVNSF is encoded by the coding sequence GTGTCTAACGGAAATCATTCAAGTATAGAAAGTTTTGGGAAAAAGCCTCATCATCTGATGGGGCTTTTTTTATGCCTGCAGAAAACCATTTCCCTACTAAATATCACTATGGACAATACTAACTTATATACTGGCTCGCTTGTCAGATTAAAATCTGGTGGGCCGGTGATGACCGTTATTAATGTAAACGCTTTAACTGTCGAATGCCGTTGGTTTGATGGTGCTACTCCACATAAAGCTGTATTCCCTAAATCTGCTTTAGAGCAAGTTAATTCTTTTTAA
- a CDS encoding plasmid protein, with protein MDKDKAFEKVLQLNKGRGMINLSDHPKKGQFVLTGAIQGKERNFENNIGYCVQVRLNRGDFGGDVVFLRHCDGKLVPHDNQIFYALSEKQIEIAKPFFKPSMKTEPEDELYMLYEGKEPEAGFLIEDKS; from the coding sequence ATGGATAAAGATAAAGCGTTTGAAAAGGTTCTGCAGTTAAACAAAGGGCGAGGCATGATTAATCTTTCTGACCACCCCAAGAAAGGCCAGTTTGTTTTGACTGGTGCCATTCAGGGAAAAGAGAGAAATTTTGAAAACAACATTGGCTATTGCGTTCAGGTAAGACTGAATCGTGGTGATTTTGGGGGTGATGTAGTTTTTCTAAGACACTGTGATGGAAAGCTAGTACCCCATGACAACCAAATATTTTATGCATTATCAGAAAAGCAAATAGAAATAGCTAAGCCCTTCTTTAAACCCAGTATGAAAACTGAGCCTGAAGACGAGCTCTATATGCTGTATGAAGGCAAAGAACCTGAAGCAGGCTTTTTAATTGAGGACAAATCATGA
- a CDS encoding Ref family recombination enhancement nuclease, translating into MLGRSVTKPQKQFHDALAEHVGCIACRKAGSHNNWVSIHHIDGRTKSHAHWYVLPLCAGHHQDGTGNKQLKGWAIHPYKARFEKRYGTQHQLYIECLHLLARHNYRLPEELKTWIRETK; encoded by the coding sequence ATGCTAGGCCGTAGCGTAACCAAACCACAAAAACAATTTCATGATGCCCTGGCGGAACACGTCGGCTGCATTGCTTGTAGAAAAGCAGGCAGCCACAACAACTGGGTATCAATCCACCACATAGACGGCAGAACAAAAAGCCATGCCCATTGGTACGTATTACCCCTATGCGCTGGCCACCACCAGGATGGAACTGGAAACAAGCAATTAAAAGGCTGGGCAATCCACCCATACAAGGCACGATTTGAAAAACGCTACGGCACCCAACACCAGCTGTACATCGAATGCTTACACCTACTTGCTAGACATAACTATCGCTTACCAGAAGAACTTAAAACTTGGATAAGGGAAACAAAATGA
- a CDS encoding DUF1643 domain-containing protein has translation MSKTKQCTRGLPCNQYDPSQLNKFTANDVFTNKSLSVQGDKLMGALISDCQQYRYWLTRTCDTVHPEKSSVLFVMLNPSTADAEVDDPTIRRCKGFAKKWNFKGLTVANLYALRSTSPKHLWQHTDPVGSDNDYWLKKLAVEHTEVVCAWGANAKPERVNQFIKMMTNADIRLWCLGATKTGAPRHPLYVKADQPLVEFNEVHL, from the coding sequence GTGAGTAAAACGAAGCAATGCACACGGGGGCTACCGTGTAATCAATATGACCCTAGCCAATTAAATAAGTTCACCGCTAACGACGTCTTTACAAATAAATCATTAAGCGTACAGGGAGATAAGCTAATGGGAGCATTAATCAGTGATTGTCAGCAATATCGATACTGGCTAACAAGAACATGCGACACAGTTCATCCAGAAAAGTCATCTGTTTTATTTGTCATGCTTAACCCATCCACTGCAGATGCTGAGGTTGACGACCCAACAATAAGAAGATGTAAAGGTTTTGCAAAGAAATGGAATTTTAAAGGCTTAACCGTTGCAAACCTATATGCGCTTCGCTCCACAAGCCCTAAGCACTTGTGGCAACACACTGACCCTGTGGGCAGTGACAATGATTATTGGCTTAAAAAATTAGCTGTTGAACACACTGAAGTAGTTTGTGCCTGGGGTGCAAATGCTAAACCGGAGCGTGTTAATCAATTTATAAAAATGATGACCAACGCAGATATCAGGCTCTGGTGTTTAGGTGCTACCAAAACAGGAGCACCACGTCACCCGTTATATGTAAAAGCTGATCAGCCATTAGTTGAGTTTAATGAAGTTCACCTCTAA
- a CDS encoding replication protein P — MEQATQIVSKLSFNPGQQDIHNNQNQALNQQQTEKIINRVFEQLQAIRPAWKLSLPDGRAEAMAKKEWTKAFIKNGILSFEQLRLGFDKARSIDDKYFPDPGTFIKWCTPQPEDLGLPEPATAYHEACKHAHELTPSKAKWSHQAVYEAAKQTGFFELKSMAEKHILPVFTRNYDIITKKILKGEPISDIPKALPGQVQQTIAERNKAYHDEQQKKQLQEKGLDQLNNPKAAMNEIYRMLGRQ, encoded by the coding sequence ATGGAACAAGCAACTCAAATCGTATCAAAATTAAGTTTTAATCCAGGTCAGCAAGATATTCACAATAACCAAAATCAAGCACTCAACCAACAACAAACTGAGAAAATTATTAACCGAGTGTTTGAACAACTGCAAGCGATCAGACCTGCTTGGAAACTATCGTTACCAGACGGGCGAGCAGAAGCCATGGCCAAAAAAGAATGGACCAAGGCATTCATCAAAAACGGTATTTTAAGTTTTGAACAGCTACGCCTGGGTTTTGATAAAGCCAGATCAATTGATGATAAATATTTTCCTGACCCTGGCACATTCATCAAGTGGTGTACACCTCAGCCCGAAGACTTGGGCCTACCTGAGCCTGCAACCGCGTATCACGAAGCTTGCAAACACGCTCATGAATTAACCCCAAGCAAAGCCAAATGGTCACACCAAGCCGTATACGAAGCAGCAAAGCAAACCGGTTTCTTTGAGTTAAAGTCAATGGCAGAAAAACACATACTGCCGGTATTCACCAGAAACTACGACATTATCACTAAAAAAATACTGAAGGGTGAGCCCATCAGCGATATACCCAAAGCCCTACCTGGCCAAGTACAACAAACCATCGCTGAACGTAACAAGGCTTACCACGATGAACAGCAGAAAAAGCAGTTACAAGAAAAAGGGTTGGACCAATTAAATAACCCAAAGGCTGCAATGAACGAAATATATCGGATGTTAGGCAGACAATAA